Proteins from one Sylvia atricapilla isolate bSylAtr1 chromosome 1, bSylAtr1.pri, whole genome shotgun sequence genomic window:
- the LOC136359181 gene encoding LOW QUALITY PROTEIN: uncharacterized protein (The sequence of the model RefSeq protein was modified relative to this genomic sequence to represent the inferred CDS: substituted 1 base at 1 genomic stop codon) yields the protein MMEKHEDAFYALLAKHGARPSPAREGWAQNNWFNFENIVDKIYSLQHDARFKLGRNKTVLCSVLGACLLAAIETCLKRVSEEKAIIDSLQGLVEALQKQLEQKENQIYLLQISLAERRSKNLNPVDSPNETEGKEIYNIKQIYPQKELVHMQNCGEHCCSNLRPLIKTEYNYINEEDHDPHITTKEIPYTATDLAKIKKEYSRLLSESEMEYVFRASLTGGGQIKLSEQEASGYWGHGVFLTTGNTRAPWSLTQGAAYWAGGLSPLERGDPLAIVGISDQLLENIHKAACLQMIHERKLFSGYESPMQXPVNPEIMTPLLCLLHSEILKTNHQVSCICLWTLTQASVTEVFVGARATCDLDFFAMMDLSTCTSSCVSCQTYWCVNVHRLYCYHLLN from the coding sequence ATGATGGAAAAACATGAGGATGCATTTTATGCTTTGCTGGCAAAACATGGTGCTAGACCTTCTCCAGCCAGAGAAGGGTGGGCACAGAATAATTGGTTcaattttgaaaacattgtagataaaatatattctttgcAGCATGATGCTAGATTCAAACTGGGCAGAAATAAAACCGTTCTTTGCTCAGTTTTGGGGGCCTGTCTTTTGGCAGCCATAGAAACTTGTCTTAAACGGGtaagtgaagaaaaagcaataataGACTCCCTGCAAGGTTTGGTAGAAGCTTTGCAAAAACAAttggagcagaaagaaaatcagatttatttgttACAGATTTCCCTTGCAGAAAGACGAAGTAAAAACTTAAACCCTGTAGATTCGCCTAACGagacagaaggaaaggagaTATACAATATTAAACAGATATACCCTCAGAAAGAATTAGTACACATGCAAAATTGTGGGGAACACTGTTGCTCCAACTTGAGACCTCTCATTAAAACagaatataattatataaatgaaGAGGATCATGATCCCCACATAACCACCAAAGAAATTCCATACACAGCCACTGATTTagctaaaataaagaaagaatacTCCCGCCTCCTTAGTGAATCAGAGATGGAGTATGTTTTTAGAGCTTCACTCACTGGAGGTGGCCAAATTAAATTAAGTGAACAAGAAGCAAGTGGCTATTGGGGACATGGAGTTTTCTTAACAACAGGAAATACACGTGCTCCATGGTCCCTGACACAGGGTGCAGCTTACTGGGCAGGGGGACTAAGCCCCCTTGAAAGGGGGGACCCTCTGGCAATTGTCGGCATCTCAGACCAACTCCTAGAAAACATACACAAAGCTGCATGCTTGCAAATgatacatgaaagaaaattattctctggCTATGAGTCACCAATGCAATAGCCTGTCAACCCTGAGATTATGACCCCCCTACTGTgtcttttgcactctgagatccttaaaacgaaccatcaggtCTCCTGCATATGTTTGTGGACCCTGACACAGGCGTCTGTGACTGAAGTTTTTGTAGGAGCCAGAGCTACCTGTGACCTAGACTTCTTTGCTATGATGGATTTATCTACCTGCACAAGCAGCTGTGTGTCTTGCCAAACCTACTGGTGTGTTAATGTTCACAGACTATACTGTTACCACTTGCTTAATTGA